In one Asterias amurensis chromosome 9, ASM3211899v1 genomic region, the following are encoded:
- the LOC139941850 gene encoding alpha-1B adrenergic receptor-like: protein MNDSSVEPVVIDPSLYPYEARVGLVCVWILVSILGLVGNSLVIWSVILSKKLRTVTNAFVVNLSVADFWTSLSYPWISVALLSHGSWPLASEVPCVIAAVQFYTGLGASIYSLASIALNRMVLITQTTNTYSWWYTPRKVAVMIAMTWVIPCIVFFLPPLLGIGSIGYDPQDNTCSDKDGHPRGPEYNLAQSVGLYPVPMLIIICSYTALYIHLKQHFRKMKKKVNMQNIRSRQTIAETSVSFSVSTASSVNSVSTLQDSSVRHRQAISRQQLAITKNLFLVFCIFTLLLSPYFISLAIPSSRKFALYGATITIFNSCVNPIIYAISHPQFKVVMRKIIKCRLSEIPEPSDSLKSVLTRLRRT, encoded by the exons ATGAATGATTCCAGCGTAGAGCCGGTAGTTATTGATCCCTCACTGTATCCCTACGAGGCTCGCGTCGGTTTAGTTTGCGTGTGGATCTTGGTTTCCATCCTCGGCCTAGTAGGAAACAGTCTCGTCATCTGGTCCGTCATCCTGTCCAAGAAACTCCGCACCGTGACCAACGCCTTCGTGGTCAACCTCAGCGTGGCTGATTTCTGGACCAGTCTCTCCTACCCGTGGATTTCAGTAGCTTTGCTTAGCCATGGAAGCTGGCCCTTGGCGTCAGAGGTCCCGTGTGTCATCGCTGCAGTACAGTTTTACACCGGTCTCGGTGCAAGTATCTACTCGTTGGCCTCCATAGCTTTGAATCGCATGGTCCTCATCACTCAAACCACGAACACCTACAGTTGGTGGTACACCCCGCGTAAAGTAGCCGTCATGATCGCAATGACTTGGGTCATCCCGTGTATTGTGTTTTTCCTCCCGCCGCTTCTTGGCATAGGCTCCATTGGTTACGATCCACAAGACAATACATGTTCAGACAAAGATGGTCACCCAAGAGGTCCTGAATACAACCTGGCCCAATCTGTGGGTCTATACCCAGTCCCAATGCTCATCATCATCTGTTCCTACACGGCACTCTACATCCATCTCAAACAACACTTcaggaagatgaagaagaaggtCAACATGCAGAATATAAGATCAAGACAAACCATCGCAGAAACTTCTGTCAGCTTTTCG GTCAGTACAGCTAGTTCCGTCAACTCAGTGAGCACCTTACAAGACTCCAGCGTGAGACACCGTCAAGCAATCAGCCGCCAGCAACTAGCCATCACCAAGAACCTCTTCCTTGTGTTTTGCATCTTCACATTGTTACTGTCTCCTTACTTTATCTCTCTCGCTATACCATCCAGTCGTAAGTTTGCTCTCTACGGAGCAACCATTACTATTTTCAATAGCTGTGTGAACCCCATCATCTATGCCATCAGCCACCCACAGTTTAAAGTGGTAATGAGGAAGATCATCAAGTGCCGCTTATCGGAGATACCAGAACCTTCGGATAGCCTGAAGTCCGTTCTGACACGTCTACGCAGAACCTAA